Sequence from the Maribacter aquivivus genome:
CTAACATGCTAGTACCATCACCTAACCAATTAATTTTTTGGCTACTACTTATTGCTATGTTTGTATTTGTTTCTTTGATAGAATAACTTAATTGCTGATCAGAATTTCCTGTCCATTCTTCCCATTCAAATTGTACTAATTGCTTCTCTCCTCCAATATCGACCCTAGTAATCGGATAATCGTAAATGGGTGTCGCATTATTGGCAATTTCATTAGTGTTAAATTTTACGGTTTTAATAGATGCTTTTCCAGATTTGATGCCTGCTGCTTTTGCAGTAACGGTTATTGATCCAAAATCAGAAGTACCTTTTACGTAAATAGCTGCTACGCCATTATATGCTAATGCAGGATTAGCATAAATTTTTCCATTGTCTATTAATTCACCTGCGCCAGAAACTGAAAACTGAATTTCTTTTTTAGCAGCGGTAACTACTTCGTTGTTTTCGTCTAAAATAGAGGCGTAAACTAATCTTATATCTGACCCACCTGCATAAAAAGGTTGATCGGTTATATTATATTCTACATGTAAATGATGTGGTTTTCCTTCTTTCTCTCTGATAAATTCTATGACTTTTTCTCCATTGGAATACCCTATGGCCTTTAAAGTGCCTTCTTTCCAATTGTGCTTAAATGTAAAAGAAGGATGATTTAAATTGAGTTTGGTAAGTTCATTATCTGGTAATTGTCTCGCGATTAATTCGTTGTTATAGTATAAGGCGACTTCTTGGCAATTACTGAAAACACGAACTTTTCCATCTTTAGATACCGTTTCATCAGCAATGTGAACAATAGGCTTTTCAACCAATTCTGATTGATACCAATAATACACAGGTTTAGGTACTCTATAAGGTGATAAAACACCGTACGTGGTCATAAAATCTCGTGACCATTGGTCATCCACAATATCGGGTTGTAAATGGTTGTAATCAGCACCTAGCCATGTAATGGCGGCAAAATTATTTTTATTACCCTTGTACCTGGATATATGAAATTGATTTACTTCTGAATTTGGAGAACTACCATGTTCCATAACCATGGTAAAAGCACTCTCTGGAAATTCTGTTCTTCTATAATCCATAGTTGCATGTACATCTGTAATGCCTTCATTTTTTGGTCCGTCCCATGGGGCAGAGGCAGAGGCGGTTAATCTAAAAGGATCTTCTTCTTTTGCCACGGTTTGCATTCTAGGAACAGGACCTCTATGGTTAATACCAGCTCCCCAAACAATTATTGATGGGTGATTTCTATGATTACGGATCATTGTTCTAGTAGCTTTTTCCAAATTTGAAAACCAATTGTCATCTCCCCATTCTATCCATGTAGAAGGTTCTTCATAAATAAAGATCCCTAGTTCATCACAAGCTTTAATAAACGCATCATCTTGTGTGTAGTGCGAAAGCCTAATGATATTCATACCCGCATTTTTGTATTGTAATGCCTCATTATAATGAAATGAGTTTGGTACGGCATCACCAATGTTAGGGTAACTTTGATGGCGATTGGCACCGACCAAGAACAAAGGCTCACCGTTTAAAACGAAACCTTTTCCTTTTTCTAAAGAAAATTTTCTGAAACCAAACGTGTTCTCTACAAAATCAACGGGTGTTTCGTTAGTATAAATGACTGAATTTACACGGTACAAATAAGGAGAGTCTGGCGACCATAAATGGTAATCATCTTCTATGGTTGCAGATTGTCTAAAGGTGTGTGTAGTATTGGCAGCAATGCTTATTTCAGAAACTAATTTTTTAATAACGT
This genomic interval carries:
- a CDS encoding glycoside hydrolase family 2 protein; protein product: MKKLQIIIIALLLSSHVKAQQLPEGFNAGDRTKTNLNIGWKFHLGDVTNSPTAIDFDDSTWQNVSVPHTPQLVSYEMDSIKETWVQEKYLRDISWYRKKVTINANTSDKVFLEFEAVHNATELWVNGELVGNYAVNGYVPFHFDITDYVQLGKENSIAIKADNSYSQVIAPDPHRTDYVKYGGLYRDVYLVTTNKLHVNYNWEDFDAGVHITTPTVNKHNGTVTIKTTVKNENDTAKKTNIVTHIINRDGYVIKKLVSEISIAANTTHTFRQSATIEDDYHLWSPDSPYLYRVNSVIYTNETPVDFVENTFGFRKFSLEKGKGFVLNGEPLFLVGANRHQSYPNIGDAVPNSFHYNEALQYKNAGMNIIRLSHYTQDDAFIKACDELGIFIYEEPSTWIEWGDDNWFSNLEKATRTMIRNHRNHPSIIVWGAGINHRGPVPRMQTVAKEEDPFRLTASASAPWDGPKNEGITDVHATMDYRRTEFPESAFTMVMEHGSSPNSEVNQFHISRYKGNKNNFAAITWLGADYNHLQPDIVDDQWSRDFMTTYGVLSPYRVPKPVYYWYQSELVEKPIVHIADETVSKDGKVRVFSNCQEVALYYNNELIARQLPDNELTKLNLNHPSFTFKHNWKEGTLKAIGYSNGEKVIEFIREKEGKPHHLHVEYNITDQPFYAGGSDIRLVYASILDENNEVVTAAKKEIQFSVSGAGELIDNGKIYANPALAYNGVAAIYVKGTSDFGSITVTAKAAGIKSGKASIKTVKFNTNEIANNATPIYDYPITRVDIGGEKQLVQFEWEEWTGNSDQQLSYSIKETNTNIAISSSQKINWLGDGTSMLGDLSFVGTDGVFVEKGEVQMKLTNLNAGKYTLETFHHARKTDIKLTNDIEVTVEDADGKFTRTSDDHIVNYYDNSSSGERRPISIKSMIISDGSNPVTLKFKSKNEKGSLWLNGLILKQIK